Proteins found in one Clostridium kluyveri DSM 555 genomic segment:
- a CDS encoding DUF421 domain-containing protein, which produces MFTILFRTIVLYLLVVISMRLMGKKQIGEMEPFELAIAIMISELASLPMQDTRVSIIHGVIPIITLLMMQTLMGLCQLKSEKMRLLFNGRPSILIEKGELNLKELKNEKFNMNDLIEELRMQGYYNLADVEYAILETSGQLSVIPKTESAPVTRADLKIKSTQDTLPITLVLDGKVNSKNLIKAEKTEDWLYNMLKKNSISSTKDILIAILDAKGKFYYQLKEKSN; this is translated from the coding sequence ATGTTTACAATACTTTTTAGAACTATTGTCTTGTATTTACTGGTGGTTATATCCATGCGTCTCATGGGTAAAAAACAAATAGGTGAAATGGAACCTTTTGAACTGGCTATAGCAATAATGATATCAGAATTGGCCTCTCTTCCAATGCAAGATACCAGAGTTTCCATAATCCACGGAGTAATACCCATAATAACGCTTTTAATGATGCAGACTTTAATGGGCTTATGTCAGTTAAAAAGTGAAAAAATGAGATTACTTTTTAATGGAAGGCCCAGTATATTAATTGAAAAGGGAGAGTTAAATTTAAAAGAATTAAAAAATGAAAAATTTAATATGAATGATTTGATAGAAGAGCTTAGAATGCAAGGATATTATAATTTAGCTGATGTGGAATATGCCATACTTGAAACCAGCGGACAACTCTCAGTTATACCTAAAACAGAATCTGCTCCTGTAACTCGGGCAGATTTAAAGATAAAATCTACCCAGGATACCTTACCTATAACTTTGGTATTAGACGGAAAAGTAAATTCGAAAAACTTGATCAAAGCGGAAAAGACTGAGGATTGGCTATATAATATGCTGAAAAAAAATAGTATATCTTCTACAAAAGATATACTAATAGCTATTCTAGATGCAAAGGGAAAATTTTATTATCAATTAAAAGAAAAAAGTAACTAG